One genomic region from Marinobacter szutsaonensis encodes:
- a CDS encoding acyl-CoA dehydrogenase C-terminal domain-containing protein, protein MPVYKAPLRDMKFLLNEVFDYPKHYESLASGENATPDIVDAILAECGKFCEEVLSPLYQSGDEEGCKLENGEVTTPAGYKEAYHQYMMGGWQGLSAPEEYGGQGLPASMGLLKQEMMGTANWSFSMYPGLSLGAMNTIYLHGSEAQKQTYLVPLTEGRWGGTMCLTEPQCGTDLGQVKTKAEPQGDGSYRVTGTKIFISSGEHDLTENIVHIVLARLPDAPKGTRGISLFIVPKFLPDADGGVGDRNGVSCGSLEKKMGIKASATCVMNFDGATGYLIGPENKGLECMFTFMNTARIGTAIQGVGPAELSYQWALDYARERRSMRALSGKKEPEQVADAIIHHADVRRMLLTQKAVAEGGRAMLYYAARLADHMVEAHTRGDDKRAEAYDDKLGFLTPILKGFLTELGYECTNLGMQVFGGHGYIREHGMEQIVRDTRIATLYEGTTGIQALDLLGRKVLLMTQGGAVREFTLKIANFARKHLTDKRLRPYAVELLKLTAQWNLLTVRVMLAARKDRDVVSSAANDFLMYSGYVTMAYMWLRQSAVAVDKLDNGGEDSEDFYQAKLATTEFYFERLLPRAQAHATSMLSPTRSLMQLDSDHMAFTG, encoded by the coding sequence ATGCCGGTCTACAAGGCGCCCCTGCGCGACATGAAATTCCTGCTCAATGAAGTGTTCGATTACCCGAAACACTATGAGTCGTTGGCCAGTGGCGAAAACGCCACGCCGGACATCGTCGATGCCATCCTGGCCGAATGCGGCAAGTTCTGTGAAGAAGTCCTGAGCCCGCTCTACCAGTCCGGCGACGAGGAAGGCTGCAAGCTGGAAAATGGCGAAGTGACCACCCCCGCCGGGTACAAGGAAGCCTACCACCAGTACATGATGGGCGGCTGGCAGGGCCTGTCCGCCCCCGAGGAATACGGCGGCCAGGGTCTGCCCGCGTCCATGGGTCTGCTCAAGCAGGAAATGATGGGCACTGCCAACTGGTCATTCTCCATGTACCCCGGTCTGTCCCTGGGTGCGATGAACACCATCTACCTCCATGGCAGTGAAGCACAGAAGCAGACCTATCTGGTACCCCTGACCGAGGGCCGCTGGGGCGGCACCATGTGCCTGACCGAGCCCCAGTGTGGTACTGACCTGGGCCAGGTGAAGACCAAAGCGGAACCCCAGGGTGATGGCAGCTACCGGGTCACCGGCACCAAGATCTTCATTTCTTCCGGTGAGCATGACCTGACCGAGAACATTGTCCACATCGTCCTGGCCAGACTGCCCGATGCACCCAAGGGCACCCGGGGTATCAGCCTGTTCATCGTGCCCAAGTTCCTGCCGGACGCCGACGGTGGTGTCGGCGATCGCAACGGCGTCAGCTGTGGCAGCCTGGAAAAGAAAATGGGTATCAAGGCCTCCGCCACCTGTGTCATGAACTTCGACGGTGCCACCGGTTACCTTATCGGCCCGGAGAACAAGGGACTGGAGTGCATGTTCACCTTCATGAACACAGCCCGGATCGGTACCGCCATCCAGGGTGTCGGGCCAGCCGAGCTGTCCTATCAGTGGGCCCTGGACTACGCCAGGGAACGCCGTTCCATGCGGGCGCTGTCCGGCAAGAAGGAACCGGAGCAGGTGGCCGACGCCATCATCCACCACGCCGATGTCCGTCGCATGCTGCTGACCCAGAAGGCGGTGGCCGAGGGCGGCCGGGCTATGCTCTATTACGCGGCCCGACTGGCGGACCACATGGTGGAGGCCCACACCCGGGGGGATGACAAGAGAGCCGAGGCTTATGACGACAAACTCGGCTTCCTGACCCCGATCCTGAAGGGTTTCCTGACCGAACTCGGGTACGAGTGCACCAATCTGGGCATGCAGGTATTCGGTGGCCACGGCTACATCCGCGAGCACGGCATGGAACAGATCGTTCGGGATACCCGCATCGCCACCCTGTACGAGGGCACCACCGGCATCCAGGCCCTGGATCTTCTGGGCCGGAAGGTGCTGCTGATGACCCAGGGCGGCGCGGTCCGGGAATTCACCCTGAAGATCGCCAACTTTGCCCGCAAACATCTGACCGACAAGCGCCTGCGCCCGTATGCGGTGGAACTGCTCAAGCTGACGGCCCAGTGGAACCTGCTGACGGTGCGGGTGATGCTGGCGGCACGCAAGGACCGCGATGTGGTGAGCTCTGCCGCCAACGACTTCCTGATGTACAGCGGCTACGTGACGATGGCTTACATGTGGCTGCGCCAGTCCGCAGTAGCTGTGGATAAACTGGATAACGGCGGCGAGGACTCGGAAGATTTCTATCAGGCCAAGCTGGCCACCACGGAATTCTACTTCGAGCGCCTGTTACCCCGGGCCCAGGCCCACGCCACCAGCATGCTCAGCCCGACCCGGAGCCTGATGCAGCTGGATTCCGATCATATGGCCTTCACCGGTTGA
- a CDS encoding DUF3833 domain-containing protein, translating into MQKRRFRSRGTGPVTLLWLCLSLVLLSGCASPSLEDYADRSPKLVPEQFFSGELSARGVVKNFSGEVIRTFDADISASWDANGVGTLDEVFRFDDGEVQTRVWTLEPTPEGYHADAGDVVEPGTMRWQGNAIHMNYVLRVAYGDGTIDVRMDDWMYLITPDTLINQTTMSKWGIDVGEIVLVIQKK; encoded by the coding sequence ATGCAAAAGCGTCGGTTTCGGTCCCGGGGTACTGGCCCTGTCACACTGCTATGGTTATGTTTGAGCCTGGTGCTGTTGTCCGGCTGTGCGTCCCCGTCACTGGAGGACTACGCGGACCGCTCGCCGAAACTGGTCCCGGAACAATTCTTTAGCGGCGAACTTTCTGCCCGTGGGGTGGTCAAGAATTTCTCGGGTGAGGTAATTCGAACCTTCGACGCCGACATCTCGGCCTCCTGGGATGCCAACGGCGTCGGTACCCTGGATGAGGTGTTCCGCTTCGATGACGGTGAGGTCCAGACCCGGGTCTGGACCCTGGAGCCCACCCCGGAGGGCTATCATGCCGATGCCGGTGACGTGGTTGAACCTGGCACCATGCGCTGGCAGGGCAACGCCATTCATATGAATTACGTACTCCGGGTTGCCTATGGCGACGGCACCATTGACGTGCGCATGGACGACTGGATGTACCTGATTACCCCGGACACCCTGATCAACCAGACCACCATGAGCAAGTGGGGGATCGATGTCGGGGAGATCGTATTGGTCATCCAGAAAAAATAA
- a CDS encoding efflux RND transporter periplasmic adaptor subunit, which produces MWKQWVIALVLVAVAVGGAWVYRTYDSGSEQQAGGERPASAVNTVRPERDTVRDVVKTVGNLQALNAVELTTEVSGRVTEINLAAGQKVAEGDLLLRLDDRQARADLAEIEARLVDARRQLERANRLRSNNSISQSQVDELRTAVDVALAQRQAARVRLDNHRIEAPFSGVVGLSDISIGAYVTAGTAITTLDTTERMELNFSIPERFLGQVSVGQEVRGISPAYPDQPFGGELVELGTRINELSRSLPVRALIDNTDGRLRPGQFMSATLTLQQREALVIPEQAVMIRGDEQYVFVAEDGAAKRVSVQLGSRMPGMVEVVSGIQPEDEVIVTGQDRLSSGDRIRVLDGENVIPENRFVSSLES; this is translated from the coding sequence ATGTGGAAACAATGGGTCATCGCGCTGGTTCTCGTCGCCGTTGCTGTCGGCGGAGCCTGGGTCTACCGGACATACGACAGCGGCTCGGAACAGCAGGCCGGTGGTGAGCGTCCTGCCAGCGCGGTGAATACGGTGCGCCCGGAGCGCGATACGGTCAGGGATGTGGTCAAGACGGTGGGGAATCTCCAGGCGCTGAATGCTGTGGAGTTGACCACCGAGGTCAGTGGTCGGGTCACTGAAATCAACCTGGCGGCCGGTCAGAAAGTGGCGGAAGGGGATTTGCTCCTGCGTCTCGATGACCGCCAGGCCCGGGCCGACCTGGCTGAGATCGAAGCCCGACTGGTCGATGCCCGGCGGCAACTGGAGCGGGCCAATCGCCTGCGCTCCAATAACAGCATTTCCCAGTCCCAGGTGGATGAACTGAGAACCGCGGTCGACGTCGCCCTGGCCCAGCGCCAGGCCGCCCGCGTGCGGCTGGATAATCATCGGATCGAGGCCCCGTTTTCCGGCGTGGTTGGTCTCAGCGATATCAGCATCGGTGCCTATGTCACGGCCGGAACCGCGATTACCACCCTGGATACCACCGAACGCATGGAGCTGAATTTCAGTATTCCTGAACGGTTTCTGGGGCAGGTGAGCGTGGGGCAGGAGGTCCGGGGGATATCGCCGGCCTACCCCGATCAGCCTTTTGGTGGCGAACTGGTGGAACTGGGTACCCGCATCAACGAGCTGAGCCGGAGCCTGCCGGTCCGGGCCCTGATTGATAACACCGACGGACGGCTGCGCCCGGGCCAGTTCATGTCCGCCACCCTGACCCTGCAACAGCGGGAGGCCCTGGTCATCCCGGAACAGGCGGTGATGATCCGCGGTGATGAGCAGTACGTGTTTGTCGCCGAAGATGGAGCTGCAAAGCGGGTATCGGTGCAGCTGGGTTCTCGGATGCCCGGTATGGTCGAAGTGGTCAGCGGCATACAGCCTGAGGATGAAGTGATCGTTACCGGTCAGGATCGCCTGAGTTCCGGTGACCGTATCCGCGTGCTGGACGGCGAGAACGTTATCCCGGAAAACCGCTTCGTCAGCTCCTTGGAGTCCTGA
- a CDS encoding efflux RND transporter permease subunit has product MVLSDISIKRPVFATVLSLLIVVFGLAALFELPVREYPDIDPPVVSISTDYTGAAAEVVDTQITQVIEGAISGIEGIRSIESSTEQGESRTSIEFNISRDVDIAANDVRDAVSRVANQLPDEADAPVVRKADSDARPMMWITLRSQVWDSAELSDFADRVLADRLSVLDGVADVRIGGERRYAIRVWLDRERLAARNITVAEVERALRANNVELPAGSVDSSTRNFTVRAEGRLSTVEQFRDLVIRRNGNDLLRLGEVANIQMGVESDVSRLRANGETAIGMGIIRQSKANTVAVSDGVRAELDRIRETLPPEVTIAESYDESIFIRASIKEVVITLAIAVSLVILVIFLFLRSWRATLIPAVTIPVAVIGAFIGLGFLGFSINVLTLLAVILAIGLVVDDAIVMLENIQRRIDEGEPPLLAAYRGAKQVAFAVIATTLTLVAVFVPISFMGGNVGRLFAEFGFTLAAAVVFSSLVALTLAPMLCSKWLRHSPESAEGHRLWAASEKVLNGLTHGYERLLRFSLSMPGLLIGLGVAGLVVAAVVYPKLPQELAPTEDRGVIIMPTSAPRGSTVEFTDHYVRQAEEKLLPYLDDGIANRLLSIVGFRDEEDNAFMIMGLVPWEQRDIKQQQVTSEIRQKLSDISGIRTVAVNPPGLGQRGFSQPVEFVVAGPDYESVQAWSEEIVERAKENPNLLNLETDFELTRPELRVDIDRERAADLDITVEDVGLTLQTMLASRQVTTYLDRGREYDVIIQATEADRATPADLGQIFLRPREGGNLIPLQALVSVEEIGANPDLRRIDRLPAVVISASLADGYDLGSALTYLNNLAVDNLPPEARTSYKGLSREFEESSNAIYVTFGLAFVIVFLVLAAQFESWIHPLIIMLTVPLAVTGALLALFWSGISLNIYSQIGIIMLLGLMAKNGILIVEFANQLRDKGYEVREAILEGAVLRFRPVLMTTISTVFGAVPLVIATGAGAESRAAIGMVILGGLLFATTLTLFLIPVLYNLLARFAKSTNAVELELERLAAGQAGGAGLATAPQKRADDF; this is encoded by the coding sequence ATGGTGCTGTCCGATATTTCCATCAAACGACCGGTTTTTGCCACGGTCCTGAGTCTGCTGATCGTGGTTTTCGGCCTTGCAGCCCTGTTCGAGTTGCCGGTCCGGGAATACCCGGACATTGATCCGCCGGTGGTGTCCATCTCCACCGATTACACCGGTGCCGCCGCCGAGGTGGTGGATACCCAGATCACCCAGGTGATCGAGGGGGCGATCAGTGGCATTGAGGGTATCCGCTCCATCGAGTCTTCCACCGAGCAGGGTGAGTCCCGCACCAGCATTGAATTCAACATTTCCCGGGATGTGGATATCGCCGCCAACGACGTGCGCGATGCGGTCTCCCGGGTTGCCAACCAGCTCCCCGATGAGGCCGATGCCCCGGTGGTGCGCAAGGCCGATTCCGATGCCCGGCCGATGATGTGGATAACTTTGCGCAGTCAGGTCTGGGACAGTGCCGAGCTCAGCGATTTTGCCGACCGGGTGCTGGCGGACCGGTTATCGGTACTCGACGGGGTGGCGGATGTCCGTATCGGTGGTGAGCGCCGGTACGCCATCCGGGTCTGGCTGGATCGCGAGCGGCTGGCGGCCCGGAACATCACCGTGGCCGAGGTGGAACGGGCGCTCCGGGCCAACAACGTGGAACTGCCGGCCGGGTCGGTGGATTCCTCCACCCGCAACTTTACGGTTCGGGCCGAGGGCCGGTTATCCACAGTCGAACAGTTCCGGGATCTGGTCATCCGGCGTAATGGCAATGACCTTTTGCGCCTCGGTGAGGTGGCCAACATTCAGATGGGCGTGGAGTCGGATGTCAGCCGCCTGCGGGCTAACGGCGAAACGGCCATCGGGATGGGCATCATCCGCCAGTCCAAGGCCAACACTGTGGCGGTGTCGGATGGCGTTCGGGCCGAGCTGGACCGGATCCGGGAAACTCTGCCGCCGGAAGTCACCATCGCCGAGAGCTACGACGAATCCATCTTCATCCGGGCGTCGATCAAGGAGGTGGTCATTACCCTGGCCATTGCGGTCTCCCTGGTCATCCTGGTGATCTTCCTGTTCCTGCGCTCCTGGCGCGCGACCCTGATTCCGGCCGTGACCATTCCGGTCGCGGTCATCGGTGCTTTCATCGGCCTGGGTTTCCTGGGATTTTCAATCAACGTGCTGACCCTGCTGGCGGTGATCCTGGCCATCGGTCTGGTGGTGGACGACGCCATCGTCATGCTGGAGAACATCCAGCGCCGGATTGATGAGGGCGAGCCGCCCTTGCTGGCCGCTTATCGGGGGGCCAAGCAGGTGGCCTTCGCGGTAATCGCCACTACTCTGACCCTGGTGGCGGTGTTCGTGCCCATCTCCTTCATGGGAGGCAACGTCGGCCGGCTGTTCGCCGAGTTTGGCTTCACCCTCGCCGCGGCTGTGGTGTTCTCCAGTCTCGTGGCCCTGACCCTGGCCCCGATGCTCTGTTCCAAATGGTTGCGCCACAGTCCGGAGAGCGCCGAGGGACATCGGCTCTGGGCGGCCAGCGAGAAGGTCCTGAACGGGCTGACCCATGGCTATGAGCGGTTGTTGCGATTTTCACTGAGCATGCCCGGCCTGCTGATCGGCCTCGGGGTTGCAGGGCTTGTGGTAGCAGCGGTGGTCTATCCGAAGCTGCCCCAGGAGCTGGCGCCCACCGAGGACCGGGGCGTCATCATCATGCCCACCAGTGCGCCCCGGGGCTCCACCGTGGAATTCACCGACCACTATGTCCGTCAGGCCGAGGAGAAGTTGTTGCCTTACCTGGATGACGGCATCGCCAACCGGCTGCTGTCCATCGTTGGCTTCCGGGATGAGGAAGATAACGCCTTCATGATCATGGGCCTGGTGCCCTGGGAGCAGCGGGACATCAAGCAGCAGCAGGTGACCAGCGAGATCCGCCAGAAGCTCAGTGACATCTCCGGCATCCGGACCGTGGCCGTGAACCCCCCGGGTCTGGGCCAGCGCGGCTTCAGCCAGCCGGTGGAGTTCGTGGTCGCCGGTCCCGATTACGAGTCGGTACAGGCCTGGAGTGAAGAGATTGTCGAGCGGGCGAAGGAGAACCCGAACCTGCTCAACCTGGAAACGGATTTTGAGCTGACCCGCCCGGAACTGCGGGTGGACATTGACCGGGAGCGGGCCGCGGACCTGGACATTACCGTCGAGGATGTCGGCCTCACCCTGCAGACCATGCTGGCGTCCCGCCAGGTCACCACTTACCTGGACCGGGGCCGGGAGTACGATGTCATCATCCAGGCGACAGAAGCCGATAGGGCAACGCCGGCCGACCTGGGCCAGATCTTCCTGCGCCCGCGGGAAGGTGGCAACCTGATTCCGCTGCAGGCCCTGGTATCGGTGGAGGAAATCGGTGCCAACCCGGACCTGCGCCGGATTGACCGGCTGCCGGCGGTGGTGATCAGTGCCTCCCTGGCCGATGGTTATGATCTCGGGTCGGCGCTGACCTATCTCAACAACCTGGCTGTGGATAATCTGCCCCCGGAGGCGCGAACCAGTTACAAGGGACTGTCCCGGGAATTCGAGGAATCCTCCAACGCCATCTACGTGACCTTTGGCCTGGCCTTCGTGATTGTGTTCCTGGTGCTGGCGGCTCAGTTCGAGAGCTGGATCCACCCGCTGATCATCATGCTGACGGTGCCGCTGGCGGTAACCGGAGCCTTGCTGGCGCTGTTCTGGTCGGGCATCAGCCTGAATATCTACAGCCAGATCGGCATCATCATGTTGCTGGGGTTGATGGCCAAGAACGGGATACTGATCGTGGAGTTTGCCAACCAGCTCCGGGACAAGGGCTATGAGGTCCGGGAAGCGATCCTCGAGGGCGCCGTGCTGCGGTTTCGTCCGGTCTTGATGACCACCATCTCCACCGTGTTTGGTGCCGTACCGCTGGTGATTGCCACCGGTGCCGGTGCCGAGAGCCGGGCCGCTATCGGTATGGTGATCCTGGGCGGGTTGCTCTTTGCCACCACCCTCACCCTGTTCCTGATTCCGGTGCTTTATAACCTCCTGGCCCGGTTCGCCAAATCCACCAATGCGGTGGAACTGGAACTTGAACGCCTCGCCGCTGGCCAGGCGGGAGGCGCCGGACTGGCGACGGCACCGCAGAAACGGGCGGATGATTTCTGA
- the mnmG gene encoding tRNA uridine-5-carboxymethylaminomethyl(34) synthesis enzyme MnmG, which translates to MEFPTRFDVIVIGGGHAGTEAALAAARMGSQTLLLTHNIETLGQMSCNPAIGGIGKSHLVKEIDALGGAMARATDQAGIQFRVLNSRKGPAVRATRAQADRVLYKAAIRHVLENQPNLTLFQQAADDLVVENDQVVGVVTQTGIRFNAKTVVLTTGTFLGGVIHIGMQHHSGGRAGDAPANALAKRLRELPFNVGRLKTGTPPRIDARSVDFSKMDKQWGDNPTPVMSFIGSRDEHPEQVCCYVTRTTEQTHDIIRSGFDRSPMFAGSIEGVGPRYCPSIEDKVNRFADKDSHQIFVEPEGLTTNELYPNGISTSLPFDIQLAAVRSIPGFENAHITRPGYAIEYDYLNPQDLRHTLETKFIQGLYFAGQINGTTGYEEAGAQGLLAGINASLRAQDKDEWYPRRDEAYLGVLVDDLITMGTSEPYRMFTSRAEYRLILREDNADLRLTETGRKLGLVDDERWQKFNDKREGIARERSRLESTRIHPNTEAGERANGFLKQPMARDQSLAELLRRPEIAYDQIAEIGGERTDDPNVADQVEIEIKYEGYISRQADEIERLRKNENTALPIDLDYDVIGGLSNEIKQKLKDVRPETVAQASRIQGVTPAAVSQILVHLKKRDLLRKQSA; encoded by the coding sequence GTGGAGTTTCCGACCCGTTTCGATGTCATTGTCATTGGTGGTGGCCATGCCGGTACCGAAGCCGCACTGGCCGCAGCGCGCATGGGTTCGCAAACCCTGCTGCTGACCCACAACATTGAGACCCTGGGCCAGATGTCCTGTAATCCGGCTATCGGCGGGATCGGCAAGAGCCACCTGGTCAAGGAAATCGACGCCCTGGGCGGCGCCATGGCCCGTGCCACCGACCAGGCTGGTATCCAGTTCCGGGTACTCAACAGCCGCAAGGGTCCGGCGGTGCGCGCCACCCGTGCCCAGGCCGACCGGGTGCTGTACAAGGCGGCAATCCGCCATGTGCTGGAAAACCAGCCCAACCTGACGCTGTTCCAGCAGGCGGCAGACGATCTGGTTGTGGAAAACGACCAGGTGGTGGGTGTAGTGACCCAGACCGGTATCCGCTTCAACGCCAAAACCGTGGTGCTGACCACCGGTACTTTCCTCGGCGGCGTTATCCACATCGGTATGCAGCACCACTCCGGTGGCCGTGCCGGGGATGCGCCGGCCAATGCCCTGGCCAAACGCCTGCGCGAACTGCCGTTCAACGTCGGCCGGCTGAAAACCGGCACCCCGCCCCGGATCGATGCCCGCTCGGTGGATTTCTCGAAGATGGACAAGCAATGGGGCGACAACCCGACCCCGGTGATGTCCTTCATCGGCAGCCGGGACGAGCACCCCGAGCAGGTCTGCTGTTACGTGACCCGCACCACCGAGCAGACCCACGACATCATCCGCAGCGGTTTTGACCGCTCGCCGATGTTTGCCGGCAGCATTGAGGGCGTGGGCCCGCGCTACTGCCCGTCCATCGAGGACAAGGTGAACCGGTTTGCCGACAAGGATTCACACCAGATTTTCGTGGAGCCCGAGGGCCTGACTACCAACGAACTGTATCCGAACGGCATCTCCACCAGCCTGCCGTTTGATATCCAGCTGGCGGCGGTGCGCTCCATTCCCGGGTTCGAGAACGCCCACATCACCCGGCCGGGCTACGCCATCGAATACGATTACCTGAACCCGCAGGACCTGCGCCACACCCTGGAAACCAAGTTTATCCAGGGCCTGTACTTTGCCGGCCAGATCAACGGCACCACCGGTTACGAAGAAGCCGGCGCCCAGGGCCTGCTGGCAGGTATCAACGCGTCCCTGCGTGCCCAGGACAAGGACGAATGGTACCCGCGCCGGGATGAAGCCTATCTCGGCGTGCTGGTGGACGACCTGATCACCATGGGCACCAGTGAGCCCTATCGCATGTTCACCAGCCGTGCCGAATACCGGCTGATCCTGCGAGAGGACAACGCCGACCTGCGCCTGACCGAGACCGGTCGCAAGCTGGGGCTGGTGGATGATGAGCGCTGGCAGAAGTTCAACGACAAGCGTGAAGGTATTGCCCGGGAACGCAGCCGGCTGGAATCCACCCGGATCCACCCGAATACCGAGGCCGGCGAGCGCGCCAATGGTTTCCTGAAACAGCCCATGGCCCGGGACCAGTCCCTGGCCGAACTGCTGCGTCGCCCGGAGATTGCCTACGACCAGATTGCCGAAATAGGCGGCGAGCGGACGGATGATCCGAACGTGGCGGATCAGGTGGAAATCGAGATCAAGTACGAGGGTTACATCTCCCGCCAGGCGGACGAGATCGAGCGCTTGCGCAAGAACGAGAACACCGCTCTGCCCATCGACCTGGACTACGATGTGATCGGCGGCCTGTCCAACGAGATCAAGCAGAAGCTCAAGGACGTGCGGCCGGAGACCGTGGCCCAGGCCTCCCGCATCCAGGGGGTCACCCCGGCGGCGGTGAGCCAGATCCTGGTGCACCTGAAAAAGCGGGACCTGCTGCGCAAGCAGAGCGCCTGA
- the rsmG gene encoding 16S rRNA (guanine(527)-N(7))-methyltransferase RsmG, translating into MTQALWQRQLRDGLAEMNLSLTDGQQQQLLAFLALLNKWNKAYNLTAVRDEQVMVSRQLLDSLSILPWITTDHLLDVGAGGGLPGIPLAIALPHKRFTLLDSNGKKTRFLNQCVLELGLDNVDVIHGRAEDCQPEQPFTQISSRAFTALENLVTWCGSLLDNEGEFLAMKGQFPDDEVAALPAGWQVKSSHSLKVPGADGERHLLVVARAEHSR; encoded by the coding sequence ATGACGCAAGCACTCTGGCAACGCCAGCTCCGGGACGGGCTGGCCGAGATGAACCTGTCCCTGACCGACGGCCAGCAGCAACAGCTGTTGGCCTTTCTGGCTTTACTCAACAAGTGGAACAAGGCGTATAACCTGACCGCCGTGCGTGATGAGCAGGTGATGGTTTCGCGCCAGCTGCTGGACAGCCTGAGCATCCTGCCCTGGATCACCACGGACCACCTGCTCGATGTTGGTGCGGGTGGTGGTCTGCCGGGTATCCCCCTGGCCATCGCCCTGCCGCACAAGCGTTTCACTTTGCTCGACAGCAATGGCAAGAAGACCCGCTTCCTGAACCAGTGTGTACTGGAACTTGGGCTGGACAATGTCGACGTGATTCATGGCCGGGCCGAGGACTGCCAGCCAGAGCAGCCCTTTACCCAGATCAGCAGCCGCGCCTTCACGGCTCTGGAGAACCTGGTGACCTGGTGTGGCTCGTTGCTGGACAATGAGGGCGAGTTCCTTGCCATGAAAGGTCAGTTTCCGGATGATGAGGTAGCTGCCCTTCCGGCCGGCTGGCAGGTAAAATCCAGCCATTCCCTGAAGGTTCCCGGCGCAGATGGCGAGCGGCATTTGCTGGTCGTTGCCCGGGCAGAGCATTCCCGGTAA
- a CDS encoding ParA family protein, which yields MARVIAVTNQKGGVGKTTTCVNLAASLAATKRRVLLVDMDPQGNATMGSGVDKNALELSGYDVLTKRATPAEVIVTVENAGFDLLPANGDLTAAEVELMNEIGREHRLRLSLNSIRDSYDYILIDCPPSLNLLTVNALSAADSVLIPMQCEYYALEGLAALMNTVEQIQETVNPNLEIEGLLRTMYDPRNSLTLDVSAQLAEFFGDKVYRAVIPRNVRLAEAPSYGLPALKYDRASKGAVAYLALAGEMVRRHGSKKTSEPVAV from the coding sequence ATGGCGCGCGTGATTGCAGTGACCAATCAGAAAGGCGGTGTGGGCAAGACCACCACCTGCGTCAACCTGGCTGCCTCCCTGGCCGCAACCAAGCGCCGGGTGCTGCTGGTGGATATGGATCCCCAGGGCAACGCCACCATGGGCAGCGGTGTGGACAAGAATGCCCTGGAGTTGTCCGGTTATGACGTCCTGACCAAGCGTGCGACGCCGGCCGAGGTGATCGTCACCGTGGAAAACGCCGGGTTCGACCTGCTGCCGGCGAACGGCGACCTGACCGCCGCGGAAGTGGAGCTGATGAACGAGATCGGTCGGGAACACCGCCTGCGCCTGTCCCTGAACAGCATCCGGGACAGCTACGATTACATCCTGATTGATTGTCCGCCGTCCCTGAACCTGCTCACCGTCAATGCCTTGTCGGCCGCGGATTCGGTGCTGATCCCCATGCAGTGCGAGTACTATGCCCTGGAGGGGCTGGCGGCGTTGATGAACACGGTGGAGCAGATCCAGGAAACGGTGAATCCCAACCTGGAGATCGAAGGTCTGTTGCGCACCATGTACGATCCGCGCAACAGTCTGACCCTGGATGTATCCGCCCAGCTGGCGGAGTTTTTCGGTGACAAGGTCTACCGTGCCGTGATTCCCCGCAATGTGCGGCTGGCGGAAGCGCCCAGCTACGGTCTGCCGGCCCTGAAGTACGATCGTGCCTCCAAGGGCGCCGTGGCCTACCTGGCCCTGGCCGGTGAAATGGTTCGCCGCCATGGTTCGAAAAAGACATCCGAGCCGGTTGCGGTGTAA